In Camelina sativa cultivar DH55 chromosome 16, Cs, whole genome shotgun sequence, a single window of DNA contains:
- the LOC104753452 gene encoding uncharacterized protein LOC104753452, with protein sequence MCNTFSCFDHTVLVNGTTPLKEEEKAKTSFDVRSEEANIGLRSIDGEHVASATWSNGCGQRNGSAMDSRKLEDIDDEEFDIPPLYDDTEFEREEIPDLDFEDDGKELCKGKLFANKEDCQIALAIYAIKNKFHFKQTTTKKDSFVVSCTGESCEWRVLASEMKESGYYEIRKADLEHTCPIETRRNYLKKLTSRVIAAVFKSKYSDPSKGPGPLDLQQMVLENLRVGASYSKCWRAKGKALDGMFGSDDESFEDLPAYLHVLKEANPGTVTDLKTEVLEDGGKRFLYMFLAFGASIEGFCRLRRVIVVDGTHLNGNYNGVLLTASGQDANFQVFPLAFAVVDSENDDAWTWFFEKLERIIADSKTLTIISDRNVSIYTAKKKVYPLAHHGACIVHLARNVNARFHNKGLVKLVTKAAFAYKVTAFQETYRQIKAKNSNCATYLDKIGAGHWSRAYFQGNRYNWMTSNIAEPLNKALGKGRSSHIVELLKFIRAMLTRWFSAGRKKSAKHQGLTTP encoded by the coding sequence ATGTGTAATACATTTTCATGCTTTGACCATACGGTGTTAGTAAATGGGACTACTcctttaaaagaagaagagaaagcgaAGACAAGTTTTGATGTGAGATCTGAAGAAGCAAATATAGGTCTGAGATCTATAGATGGTGAACATGTTGCGTCGGCCACGTGGTCAAATGGTTGTGGACAGAGGAATGGCTCCGCCATGGACAGTAGGAAGCTAGAAGATATTGATGATGAGGAGTTCGATATCCCTCCTCTGTATGATGACACAGAGTTTGAGAGGGAAGAGATCCCAGATCTGGACTTTGAGGATGATGGTAAAGAACTTTGTAAAGGGAAgttgtttgcaaacaaagaggATTGCCAGATTGCGCTAGCGATATATGCTATTAAGAACAAGTTTCATTTTAAGCAAACAACAACGAAAAAGGATTCGTTTGTAGTGAGCTGTACTGGGGAGAGTTGTGAGTGGAGGGTTCTAGCAAGTGAAATGAAGGAGTCAGGATACTATGAGATTAGGAAAGCAGATCTTGAACACACTTGCCCCATAGAGACGAGGAGAAACTATTTGAAGAAACTAACCTCTAGGGTAATTGCTGCTGTTTTCAAGTCGAAGTACAGTGATCCGAGTAAAGGACCAGGCCCACTGGATCTGCAGCAAATGGTTCTTGAGAATCTTAGGGTGGGGGCATCATACAGCAAGTGTTGGAGGGCGAAGGGGAAGGCTTTGGATGGAATGTTTGGTTCGGATGATGAGTCTTTCGAAGATCTTCCTGCATATTTGCATGTCTTAAAAGAAGCTAATCCAGGGACAGTTACTGATTTAAAAACTGAAGTCTTAGAAGATGGTGGTAAAaggtttttgtatatgtttttggcaTTCGGGGCATCAATTGAAGGTTTCTGCAGGTTGAGGCGTGTTATTGTTGTGGATGGTACTCATCTAAACGGGAACTATAATGGAGTGCTGCTTACAGCTAGTGGGCAGGATGCTAATTTCCAGGTATTCCCGCTAGCTTTTGCAGTAGTAGACAGCGAGAATGATGATGCTTGGACATGGTTCTTCGAGAAGTTAGAAAGAATTATTGCGGACAGCAAAACCTTGACAATTATTTCTGATAGAAACGTGTCAATCTACACGGCTAAGAAGAAAGTTTATCCGTTGGCACACCATGGAGCTTGCATTGTTCATCTTGCTAGGAATGTGAATGCCCGGTTTCATAACAAAGGTCTTGTGAAACTGGTGACGAAAGCGGCATTTGCCTATAAGGTAACAGCCTTTCAGGAGACATATAGGCAAATAAAGGCAAAGAACAGCAACTGTGCAACTTACTTGGATAAAATTGGTGCAGGCCACTGGAGCAGGGCATATTTCCAAGGAAATCGTTACAATTGGATGACGTCAAACATTGCGGAGCCGTTGAACAAAGCTTTGGGTAAGGGTCGATCGTCACACATTGTTGAACTACTGAAGTTCATTCGTGCTATGTTGACACGGTGGTTTAGTGCGGGGCGTAAGAAATCTGCTAAACATCAAGGATTAACTACCCCATAG